Proteins encoded within one genomic window of Camelina sativa cultivar DH55 chromosome 19, Cs, whole genome shotgun sequence:
- the LOC104767474 gene encoding uncharacterized protein LOC104767474, with protein MIMKMRSRSGRGLPGRPKKSLASKDMKAAVEANKQFQRCVARFFYENGLDFSAAESTNFKEMIITMMAVAGGRNKMWIKIPDSRDLKGWMLQEALKEVQDRVKEIKDSWEITGCSILLDDWIDQRGRDLVSFVADCPAGPVYLKSYDVSGIRTNVTALKSLVKGIVEEFGVNNVIQIVACSTTGWVGDLNKLLGAQDMKLFWTVSLSHCIELMLLEIGKLYSFGDILDKVNIIQEFINNKPSLLKIFRAHSHGVYATALASGFEFVTPYLTVENMFRAMMAGMFASSDWKKEECTVAVSSLVNNSYFWEAVGISVRGTSALVHGVRLFATAKNKHVGYIYDIIKSIKVSTACNFQKKKEFYKPVWDVMDDVWCHHFGNPLHATGYFLNPTSYYSGHFHFGRDVCTGLVLSLAHMDRELRQEVIISKQINMYRFGQSCYKEASQADQISGISPIEWWTKNGSQHPELQSFAIKILSQTCEGASKYKLKRSLAEKLLAAEWMSHYDKKRLEKLAFVHYNLHLQTWQNQSN; from the exons ATGATTATGAAGATGCGATCAAGGAGTGGTCGTGGTTTGCCCGGAAGACCCAAAAAAAGTCTTGCTTCTAAGGACATGAAAGCAGCTGTGGAAGCTAACAAACAATTCCAAAGGTGCGTTGCTCGGTTCTTTTATGAAAACGGTCTCGACTTCTCAGCTGCGGAGTCAACAAATTTCAAAGAGATGATAATAACGATGATGGCAGTAGCTGGTGGTAGGAATAAGATGTGGATAAAGATCCCTGACTCTCGTGATTTAAAAGGCTGGATGCTTCAAGAAGCATTGAAGGAAGTGCAAGATCgggtgaaggagattaaagatTCATGGGAGATCACCGGGTGCAGCATCCTGTTGGATGATTGGATCGACCAGAGAGGCCGAGATCTGGTTTCTTTCGTTGCTGACTGTCCAGCTGGGCCAGTCTATCTGAAATCCTATGATGTTTCGGGTATCAGAACCAATGTCACTGCCTTAAAATCGCTAGTAAAGGGGATCGTTGAGGAATTTGGGGTGAACAATGTGATTCAGATTGTTGCATGTTCGACCACTGGTTGGGTTGGTGACCTAAACAAGCTACTTGGTGCTCAAGACATGAAACTTTTCTGGACAGTGAGCCTATCTCATTGCATCGAGCTTATGCTGTTGGAGATTGGGAAATTGTATTCCTTTGGAGACATACTTGACAAGGTCAATATCATTCAGGAGTTCATCAATAACAAACCCTCGCTTCTGAAAATCTTCAGAGCTCACAGTCATGGAGTCTACGCAACTGCACTTGCCTCCGGGTTTGAGTTTGTTACGCCTTATCTAACTGTAGAGAACATGTTCAGGGCGATGATGGCAGGAATGTTTGCTTCTTCTGattggaagaaagaagagtgCACCGTAGCAGTTTCCAGTTTGGTGAATAATTCCTACTTTTGGGAAGCTGTTGGAATATCTGTGAGAGGTACATCTGCTCTTGTTCATGGCGTGCGTCTGTTTGCAACTGCCAAGAACAAGCACGTTGGATATATCTATGACATTATAAAGAGCATCAAGGTGAGCACCGCATGTAATttccagaagaagaaagagttttaCAAGCCGGTATGGGATGTTATGGATGATGTCTGGTGCCATCACTTTGGCAACCCTCTTCATGCTACTGGTTACTTTCTCAATCCAACGTCTTACTACTCAGGTCATTTCCATTTTGGTCGAGATGTATGCACCGGTCTTGTCCTCTCGCTGGCTCACATGGATAGAGAACTTCGCCAGGAAGTAATAATTTCCAAACAGATTAATATGTACAGATTCGGTCAATCTTGCTATAAGGAGGCAAGTCAAGCTGATCAGATCTCTGGAATATCTCCAA TTGAATGGTGGACTAAAAACGGGAGCCAACACCCAGAGCTGCAGAGTTTTGCCATTAAGATTCTGAGTCAGACATGTGAAGGAGCTTCAAAGTACAAACTGAAAAGAAGCTTAGCAGAGAAGCTATTGGCCGCTGAATGGATGAGCCACTATGATAAAAAGCGTCTGGAAAAATTGGCGTTTGTTCATTACAATCTCCATCTACAAACCTGGCAAAACCAGAGTAACTGA